TTCAGGGTCTGGTGCTTCTTCAAAAAGATGCTGTATAAATACATGGTGTTACTTTTATGGATCATGAAGGTTGCTCTGTTGGTGAGATGTTTATGCCAGATGAAAATATGTTTTCTTTCTTCTCAAAACATAAGTGATCTTCTAGTTCTCACAGGTCTACTTGAAATTCAATATACCTTCTTTgccaccctccccctgcccagcatcTCTTGAAGATTGTCTGATTTGAACTGTTTATTTAATACAATCTTCAAACTAAAATGCTGAAAACAAAtgatttttcagtgaaacaaTAGGGCTGAGGAAGCTCTTGTGGCTCTGTTCGGTCTAGGGGGGAAAAAGTCCCATTGTTAAGCTGGAAAGAGTACAAATTTATGATGAAGTATAAAAGGGTTTAGACTAAAAAGACTCTTTAATACCATTGTGTTTGTGATGTTCGCAGTTGCTCACCTGCTTTTGGCTTTAGTTCATAATGTGCAACTGCCTATGAATTGCTAAACTTCTAATCACTGACGATTCATTTGTATCCATTGACACCTTCTTTCTCACGCCCTCTACCCAACAATCTGTTTGAAATGGTTATGACAAGCTGTCATTTTGAGGATGGTGGCAGCACCAAGGAGCATGTACAAGCGGGAAGCAAGGAGAGGAGGTGAGGGAAAACTGTTTTGCATTTGTGGCTTGTCATGGGTAAAGATGGGGAAGCAGTGGTAAAAATCTGCATTCCTGTGGCAAAGTCCTTCCCTTGatgcacagaacaaaacaaaaaggggtggaggcttttttttccctccctcctatTTTTCTTATTCGAATGAAAGAAAACCTACTCTGGCCAGCAGTCCAGGTTGACTGTAAACGTGGGCCAACCCCTGCCAGCACCAGCACCCCCTTTAAATGTCATGGGTAATCTCTGAGGTGTCTGACCTCACTTGCAGCAGCCATTTTAAATCAGTACTCAGAAAGCATGGGACTACACTACAGGCAAGAGAAAGGAGGGCCTTGTGGTTAAGATACCAGGCCAGATtttaggagatctggattcagttcccagctctgctacaaacTCAGTGCAAACAgttcacttagggtatgtctacactacggaataaggtcgaatttatagaagtcggttttttagaaatcggttttatatattcgagtgtgtgtgtccccacagaaaatgctctaagtgcattaagtgcattaactcggcggagtgcttccacagtaccgaggctagagtcgacttccggagcgttgcactgtgggtagctatcccacagttcccgcagtctccgctgcccattggaattctgggttgagatcccaatgcctgatggggctaaaacattgtcgcgggtggttctgggtacatatcgtcatgcccccgttccctccctccctccgtgaaagcaagggcagacaatcatttcgtgccttttttcctgagttacctgtgcagacgccataccacagcaagcatggagcccgctcaggtaaccgtcaccctatgtctcctgggtgctggcagacgcagtacggcattgctacacagtagcagcaaccccttgccttgtggttgcagacggtacagtacgactggtagccgtcatcgtcatgtccgaggtgctcctggccacgtcggctgggagcgcctgggcagacatgggcgcagggactaaatttggagtgacttgaccaggtcattctctttagtcctgcagtcagtcctattgaaccgtcttatggtgagcgggcaggcgatacggactgctagcagtcgtactgtaccatcttctgccgagcagccatgagatgtggatggcatgcagtccttctgcaccgtctgctgccagccaaagatgtaaaagatagatggagtggatcaaaacaagaaatagaccagatttgttttgtactcatttgcttcccccccctcccctgtctaggggactcattcttctaggtcacactggagtcactcacagagaaggtgcagcgaggtaaatctagccatgtatcaatcagagggcaggctaaccttcttgttccaataaggacaataacttaggtgcaccatttcttattggaaccctccgtgaagtcctgcctgaaatactccttgatgaaaagccaccccctttgttgattttagctccctgaagccaaccctgtaagccgtgtcctcagtcgcccctcccggcgtcagagcaacggcaaacaatcgggcatctgagagtgctgtccggagcagtcacaatggagcactctgatggggctaaaacattgtcgcgggtggttctgggtacgtatcgtcaggcccccgttccctccctccctccgtgaaagcaagggcagacaatcatttcgcgccttttttcctgagttacctgtgcagacgccataccacggcaagcatggagcccgctcaggtaaccgtcaccctatgtctcctgggtgctggcagacgcggtacggctttgctgcacagtagcagcaacccattgccttctggcagcagacggtgcaatacgactggtagtcgtcctcgtcgtgtccgaggtgctcctggccacgtcggctgggagcgcctgggcagacatgggcgcagggactaaatttggagtgacttgaccaggtcattctctgtagtcctgcagtcagtcctattgaaccatcttatggtgagcgggcaggcgatacagactgctagcagtcgtactgtaccatcttctgccaggcaggcaagagatgaggattgctagtagtcgtattgtaccatcttctgccaggcaggcaagagatgaggatggctagcagtcgtactgtaccatcttctgccgagcagccatgagatgtggatggcatgcagtccttctgcaccgtctgctgccagccaaagatgtaaaagatagatggagtgggtcaaaacaagaaatagaccagatttgttttgtactcatttgcatcccccccctcccctgtctaggggactcattcctctaggtcacactgcagtcactcacagagaaggtgcagcgaggtaaatctagccatgtatcaatcagaggccaggctaaccttcttgttccaataagaacgataacttaggtgcaccatttcttattggaaccctcagtgaagtcctgcctgaaatactccttgatgtacagacaccccctttgttgattttagctccctgaagccaaccctgtaagccgtgtcgtcagtcgcccctccctccgtcagagcaacggcagataatcgttccgcgccttttttctgtgcggacgccataccaaggcaagcatggaggccgctcagctcactttggcaattaggagcacattaaacaccacacgcattatccagcagtatatgcagcaccagaacctggcaaagcgataccgggcgaggaggcgacgtcagcgcggtcacgtgagtgatcaggacatggacacagatttctctgaaaccatgggccctgccaatgcatgcatcatggtgctaatggggcaggttcatgctgtggaacgccgattctgggctcgggaaacaagcacagactggtgggaccgcatagtgttgcaggtctgggacgattcccagtggctgcaaaactttcgcatgcgtaagggcactttcatggaactttgtgacttgctttcccctgccctgagacgcatgaataccaagatgagagcagccctcacagttgagaagcgagtggcgatagccctgtggaagcttgcaacgccagacagctaccggtcagttgggaatcaatttggagtgggcaaatctactgtgggggctgctgtgatgcaagtagcccacgcaatcaaaggtctgctgatatcaagggtagtgaccctgggaaatgtgcaggtcatagtggatggctttgctgcaatgggattccctaactgtggtggggctatagacggaacccatatccctatcttggcaccggagcaccaagccgccgagtacataaaccgcaaggggtacttttcaatagtgctgcaagctctggtggatcacaagagacatttcaccaacatcaacgtgggatggccgggaaaggtgcatgatgctcgcatcttcaggaactctggtctgtttcaaaagctgcaggaagggactttattcccagaccagaaaataactgttggggatgttgaaatgcctatatgtatccttggggacccagcctaccccttaatgccatggctcatgaagccgtacacaggcagcctggacagtagtcaggagctgttcaactacaggctgagcaagtgcagaatggtggtagaatgtgcatttggatgtttaaaggcgcgctggcgcagtttactgactcacttagacctcagcgaaaccaatcttcccactgttattactgcttgctgtgtgctccacaatctctgtgagagtaagggggagacgtttatggcggggtgggaggttgaggcaaatcacctggctgctggttacgcgcagccagacaccagggcggttagaagagcacaggagggcgcggtacgcatcagagaagctttgaaaaccagtttcatgactggccaggctacggtgtgaaagttctgtttgtttctccttgatgaaaccccccgccccttggttcactctacttccctgtaagctaaccacccgcccctcctcccttcaatcaccgcttgcagaggcaataaagtcattgttgcttcacattcatgcattctttattcattcatcacacaaatagggggatgactaccaaggtagcccaggaggggtggtggaggagggaaggaaaatgccacacagcactttaagcacagcactttaaaagtttacaactttaaaatttattgaatgacagccttctttttttttgggcaatcctctgtggtggagtggctggttggccggaggcccccccaccgcgttcttgggcgtctgggtgtggaggctatggaacttggggaggagggcggttggttacagaggggcagcagtggcagtctgtgctctagctgcctttgctgcagctcaaccatacactggagcatactggtttggtcctgcagcagcctcagcattgaatcctgcctcctctcatcacgctgccgccacatttgagcttcagccctgtcttcagcccgccacttactctcttcagcccgccacttactctcttcagcccgccacctctcctcccggtcattttgtgctttcctgcactctgacattatttgcctccacgcattcgtctgtgctctgtcagtgtgggaggacagcatgagctcggagaacatttcatcacgagtgcgtttttttttttctaagcttcactagcctctggaaaggagaagatcctgtgatcattgaaacacatgcagctggtggagaaaaaaaaagggacagcggtatttaaaaagacacattttataaaacagtggctacactctttcagggtaaaccttgctgttaacattacatacatagcacatgtgctttcgttacaaggtcgcatttttcctcctcccaccgcgtgactaccccctcaaccttcccccctccctgtggctaacagcggggaacatttctgtttagccacaggcaaacagctcagcaggaatgggctcctctgagtgtcccctgaagaaaagcactctatttcaaccaggtgaccatgaattatatctcactctcctgaggataacacagagagataaagaacggatgttgtttgaatgccagcaaacatacactgcaatgctttgttctacaatgattcccgagtacgtgttactggcctggagtggtaaagtgtcctaccatgaaggacgcaataaggctgccctccccagaaaccttttgcaaaggctttaggactacatctaggagaaccgcaaatgccagggcaaagtaatcctttcacatgcttgcttttaaaccatgtatagtattttaaaaggtacactcaccagaggtcccttctccgcctgctgggtccaggaggcagccttgggtgggttcggggggtactggctccaggtctagggtgagaaacagttcctggctgtcgggaaaaccggtttctccgcttgcttgctttgagctatctacaacctcctcctcctcatcatcttcttcgtccccaaaacctgcttccgtattgcctccatctccattgaaggagtcaaacaacatggctggggtagtggtggctgaaccccctaaaatggcatgcagctcatcatagaagcggcatgtttggggctctgacccagagcggctgttcgcctctctggttttctggtagtcttgcctcagctccttcagtttcacgcggcactgcttcgggtccctgttatggcctctgtcctttatgccctgggagattttcacaaaggttttggcatttcgaaaactggaacggagttctgatagcacggattcctctccccaaacagcgatcagatcccgtacctcccgttcggtccatgctggaggtcttttgcgattctgggactccatcatggtcacctgtgctgatgagctctgcatggtcacctgcagcttgccacgctggccaaacaggaaatgagattcaaaagttcgcggttcttttcctgtctacctggccagtgcatctgagttgagagtgctgtccagagcggtcataatggagcactctgggatagctcccggaggccaataccatcgaattgtgtccacagtaccccaaattcgagccggcaatgtcgatttaagcgctaatccacttgtcaggggtggagtaaggaaatcgattttaagagccctttaagtcgaaataaagggcttcattgtgtggacgggtgcaggtttacatcgatttaacgctgctaaattcgacctaaagtcctagtgtagaccagggcttagcctCTCTCTGTCCCACTTCCATatctatgaaatggggataataatccttcctttgtcttATCTTTTTAGATTTTAAGGTCTCTGAaacagggactctctcttactattttacagtgcctagcacaacaaggTCCTTATCTCATTTGGGTCCCCTAAGTGCCACGgatacacatacagagagagattttcatatgtatttagaggagttaggcacccaattccAGTAGAATTTaattgggagttgggcacctaattctcttagatccctttgaaaatcccacccacaaTAACTataataatcccactgaaattagttGTGTCACATCAATGTAAAACCTGTgggaggtcagaatctggcctttttcATTAAGGAGAGGCTAGGGGAGAGAAATGGAAATATGGGTATAACAAAGAGAACAGAATAAAAGAAGCCAAAGAGGAGGAATCAGCATAACATTGGAGAGATCAAGGGGGATGAATAAAATAACAGGAGGTGATGGGTTTAGAGACAACTGAGACAGAAGCTGTAGGTAAAACAAGAAtagctagatcagtggttctcaaagccggtttgccgcttgttcagggaaaggccctggcgggccaggccagtttgtttacctgccgcgtccgcaggttcggccgatcatggctcccaatggccgcggttcaccactccaggccaatgggggctgcagggagggtggccagcacatccctcggcccacgccacttccctcggcccacgccattggcctggagcggcgaaacGCGTCCAGTGGGAaccgcaattggccgaacctgcggacgcggctggtaaacaaacaggcccggcccgccagggactttccgtgaacaagcagcggaccagctttgagaaccactgagctagatggatggacagatggaaagAAGAGGCACTGACTTCTGTTTTTGACAGTGggtgctcttctctgcccccttccccgccctgtgtgagtggcaggtggggcctcagagggaaGAGACTGAGCAGAGGCGGGGCCTCGTGGCAGAGCATGGGTGGAGCCACAATCTGAGCACCGGGGCCCACACAAGATTAATCTGACCctgcaagtgctgagcaccccctatttttttttccgtggggtgcttgagccccggagctcccatggagtcagtgcctatggatGGAAACTTTAGAGAGGGAATGAAAGGCAGCCAACCCAGAAACTTCTCTCTAGctgttttctttgtttgcaaAGCCTCCCCAGACACTTCTGGTTCCTGAGTCCTAAAAGAGCCTCAGTTTGGTGCTGCCAGTCCTGAGAgctgtgtattttttttcc
This DNA window, taken from Caretta caretta isolate rCarCar2 chromosome 9, rCarCar1.hap1, whole genome shotgun sequence, encodes the following:
- the LOC125642572 gene encoding myb/SANT-like DNA-binding domain-containing protein 7; the encoded protein is MQSSSAQVTMMESQNRKRPPAWTEREVRDLIAVWGEESVLSELRSSFRNAKTFVKISQGIKDRGHNRDPKQCRVKLKELRQDYQKTREANSRSGSEPQTCRFYDELHAILGGSATTTPAMLFDSFNGDGGNTEAGFGDEEDDEEEEVVDSSKQASGETGFPDSQELFLTLDLEPVPPEPTQGCLLDPAGGEGTSAACVSMITGSSPFQRLVKLRKKKTHS